From a single Nostoc edaphicum CCNP1411 genomic region:
- a CDS encoding TerD family protein — translation MSINLSKGERINLSKEAPSLKNAGIGLGWDINVTDTGSAFDLDASIFMLGANGKIPNEKYFVFYNNTQSPDGSVKHDGDSKTGEGIGDDETIQVDLSKVDASVQEIVFVVTIHEAEQRKQNFGQVRNSFIRIYDNTTEKQIAKYELDEDASAETAIEFGKLYRKDGEWRFQAVGAGYKSGLQSFVDQYAA, via the coding sequence ATGTCAATTAACCTCAGCAAAGGCGAAAGAATCAATCTTTCAAAAGAAGCACCAAGCTTAAAAAATGCTGGAATTGGTTTAGGATGGGATATTAACGTTACAGATACAGGTTCAGCTTTTGACCTAGATGCTTCTATATTTATGTTAGGTGCTAACGGAAAAATTCCTAACGAAAAATACTTTGTATTCTATAACAACACACAATCACCAGATGGTTCTGTGAAACATGACGGAGATAGCAAAACTGGAGAGGGTATAGGAGACGATGAAACAATTCAAGTTGATTTAAGTAAAGTTGATGCTTCAGTTCAAGAAATAGTTTTTGTGGTCACTATCCATGAAGCAGAGCAAAGAAAGCAAAACTTTGGGCAAGTCAGAAACTCGTTTATCAGAATTTATGACAACACCACAGAAAAACAAATTGCTAAATATGAATTAGATGAAGATGCTTCCGCAGAAACTGCAATTGAATTTGGTAAACTTTATCGAAAAGATGGAGAATGGAGATTCCAAGCTGTTGGGGCTGGTTATAAATCAGGGCTGCAAAGTTTTGTAGACCAATATGCTGCTTAG
- a CDS encoding PEP-CTERM sorting domain-containing protein (PEP-CTERM proteins occur, often in large numbers, in the proteomes of bacteria that also encode an exosortase, a predicted intramembrane cysteine proteinase. The presence of a PEP-CTERM domain at a protein's C-terminus predicts cleavage within the sorting domain, followed by covalent anchoring to some some component of the (usually Gram-negative) cell surface. Many PEP-CTERM proteins exhibit an unusual sequence composition that includes large numbers of potential glycosylation sites. Expression of one such protein has been shown restore the ability of a bacterium to form floc, a type of biofilm.), with amino-acid sequence MKNIFAKIAVTTAASVAIAASANNPAQAIDLNFNWLGNAGYSAIGSFSYDETTAPTIISESGSGATNFLQSLNVSFLDPSNNLLGTYNTVAGGVSESNFFAFNFDTSTHTLFGPFDVAGGTGVIGEYFFQGTVGDSLSLRQDIDQQTAFITLDQNSGSIQVSKVPEPASMLGLLAFGILGVGSTLKKKQASC; translated from the coding sequence ATGAAAAATATTTTCGCCAAAATCGCTGTTACCACAGCAGCTAGTGTTGCGATCGCAGCTAGTGCTAACAATCCAGCCCAAGCTATTGATTTAAACTTCAACTGGCTAGGTAATGCTGGTTATTCAGCAATAGGTTCATTCAGCTACGACGAGACTACAGCACCTACAATTATTTCAGAAAGTGGTAGTGGAGCGACCAATTTTTTACAATCCTTGAATGTCTCTTTCTTAGATCCATCTAATAATCTGCTTGGAACTTATAACACCGTTGCTGGTGGAGTCTCAGAATCTAATTTCTTCGCTTTCAACTTTGATACTTCCACTCATACCTTGTTTGGCCCCTTTGATGTAGCAGGAGGGACAGGTGTAATCGGAGAATATTTCTTCCAGGGAACCGTTGGTGATTCTTTGTCCTTACGTCAAGATATCGATCAACAGACAGCATTTATAACATTAGATCAAAATTCTGGTTCTATTCAGGTATCCAAAGTCCCTGAACCTGCTTCTATGTTGGGTTTACTGGCATTTGGGATATTGGGTGTAGGCTCAACTCTGAAGAAAAAGCAAGCCTCTTGCTAG
- a CDS encoding TerD family protein, whose translation MAINLQKGQSISLSKEAPGLTKLMCGLGWDVPKSTDGGFFGAFKSTQDCDLDASVICLNQNGKMTDAGNVVYFGNLSHKSGAITHLGDNLTGAGEGDDEQIIIDLAQLPKEIVKLVFTVNIYDCIARKQEFVQVKNAFVRLVNISNNQELAKYHLSGSEYKGMTGMIMAEIYNHNNEWKMAAIGNGININGLEGLVKVYA comes from the coding sequence ATGGCAATCAATCTACAAAAAGGGCAAAGCATCTCACTTTCTAAAGAAGCTCCTGGGTTAACAAAGTTGATGTGTGGATTGGGCTGGGATGTACCAAAATCCACCGATGGCGGTTTTTTTGGGGCTTTCAAAAGCACTCAAGACTGCGACTTGGATGCTTCTGTAATCTGTTTAAATCAAAATGGCAAAATGACAGATGCAGGCAACGTTGTTTACTTTGGGAATCTATCCCATAAATCAGGAGCTATTACCCATTTGGGCGATAATCTCACGGGTGCAGGAGAAGGTGATGACGAGCAAATAATTATAGATTTAGCTCAACTACCGAAAGAAATTGTCAAATTGGTTTTTACGGTTAATATTTACGATTGTATTGCTCGTAAACAAGAATTTGTACAAGTTAAAAATGCCTTTGTGCGTCTGGTCAATATATCTAACAATCAAGAACTTGCCAAATATCATTTGTCGGGGTCTGAATATAAAGGAATGACCGGGATGATTATGGCTGAAATTTATAATCACAATAATGAGTGGAAAATGGCGGCGATTGGCAACGGCATTAACATTAATGGTTTAGAAGGACTTGTGAAAGTCTATGCTTAA
- a CDS encoding TerD family protein: MEIELTKGGRFNLSKEAPNLKKVAIGLGWQINKAGQSYDIDASVFMLGADGRIPNDKYFVFYNNLQSLDGSLRHSGDNRTGEGNGDDETIYVDLAKVNPDIQEIVFVVTIHEGQEKNQNFSQIKNAFIKIYNHESKNSLARYNLREVFSQETALEFGRLYKKENEWRFQAVGEGYSSGLQSFVDKYIAKTKQEESTKVESVQENCTAKLNISLEKKLEREAPHIFNLVKKADISLQKANLTNHKAKVVLCLDISGSMSALYTLGKIQRFAEKILALGCRFDDNASIDIFLFGAKAYNAGEMTIENFKTFIPNLLKEYPLEGGTYYGKAIDMIRKFYFPISKKGNHKSFNPVYIMFVTDGATSDESQTEQYLKESSYEPIFWQFMAIGKSRKDVKGKGILGWLAKAKTSDFTFLERLDEMSDRYLDNSDFFSLEDPESIPDQELYDLLMTEYPNWVKLAKTKNLCIRSINRGSRKNNKVERCT; the protein is encoded by the coding sequence ATGGAAATTGAATTAACCAAAGGTGGCAGGTTTAATCTTTCTAAAGAAGCTCCAAATCTAAAGAAAGTAGCTATTGGCTTGGGTTGGCAAATAAATAAAGCTGGGCAAAGCTATGATATTGATGCTTCGGTATTTATGTTAGGCGCAGATGGTAGAATTCCCAATGATAAATATTTTGTTTTCTATAATAATCTCCAGTCACTCGATGGATCTTTAAGACACTCAGGAGATAATAGAACTGGGGAAGGCAATGGAGATGATGAGACAATTTATGTTGATTTGGCAAAAGTCAATCCAGATATTCAGGAGATAGTTTTTGTTGTCACTATTCATGAAGGGCAAGAAAAAAATCAGAATTTTAGCCAAATCAAAAATGCCTTTATCAAGATTTACAATCACGAAAGCAAAAATTCTCTGGCTCGGTACAATTTAAGAGAGGTATTTTCTCAAGAGACAGCTTTGGAATTTGGACGCTTATATAAAAAAGAGAATGAATGGAGATTTCAAGCGGTAGGAGAAGGCTATAGTTCTGGACTACAAAGTTTTGTAGATAAATATATTGCCAAAACTAAGCAGGAAGAATCTACAAAAGTAGAGAGTGTGCAAGAAAACTGTACAGCGAAACTAAATATATCGTTAGAGAAAAAGCTAGAGCGAGAAGCGCCACATATTTTCAATCTTGTTAAAAAAGCAGATATATCACTACAAAAAGCAAATTTGACAAATCATAAGGCTAAGGTTGTGCTTTGCCTTGATATCTCTGGCTCAATGAGTGCGCTCTATACTTTAGGTAAAATTCAGCGGTTTGCTGAAAAAATTCTTGCTTTAGGATGTCGTTTTGATGATAACGCTTCCATTGATATATTTTTATTCGGAGCTAAAGCCTATAACGCAGGTGAAATGACTATTGAAAATTTTAAAACTTTTATTCCAAATCTCTTGAAAGAGTATCCACTAGAAGGTGGTACTTACTATGGTAAAGCTATAGATATGATTAGAAAATTCTATTTTCCAATATCTAAAAAAGGTAACCATAAAAGTTTTAATCCAGTTTATATCATGTTTGTGACGGATGGAGCAACCTCTGACGAGTCACAAACAGAACAATATCTTAAAGAGTCTTCATATGAGCCTATTTTTTGGCAATTTATGGCAATTGGCAAGTCACGCAAGGATGTTAAAGGTAAAGGTATTTTAGGTTGGCTAGCTAAAGCAAAGACCAGTGATTTTACTTTTCTAGAGCGGCTTGACGAAATGAGCGATCGCTATCTTGATAATTCAGATTTTTTCAGTTTAGAAGACCCAGAAAGCATACCAGATCAAGAGCTTTATGATTTACTGATGACTGAATATCCAAACTGGGTCAAATTGGCTAAAACGAAGAATCTATGTATCCGCTCAATAAATCGGGGTAGTAGAAAAAATAACAAAGTAGAGAGATGCACATAG
- a CDS encoding DEAD/DEAH box helicase has protein sequence MSDAFSRLAPFIQEYIYHHQWTELRPVQIAACQVIFDTDAHLLVTAGTAAGKTEAAFLPVLTLLHANPAATIGALYISPIKALINDQFERLNDLLKEADIPVWHWHGDVSQTRKNKLLKNPQGILQITPESLESLLINKNNDLLRLFGDLKFVIIDEIHAFMGSERGCQIICQLQRLAKLTQKQPRRIGLSATLGDYSIAEEWLRSGTDKPVITPKIDSIKRQIKLAVEHFYMTDEVDESEATDDEQYIFNLSKSRKCLIFANNRTRTESVIASLRKIATEQGLPDIYHVHHGSISSSLRQSAENAMRESNNPAVTAATLTLELGIDIGHLERVIQLESPLSVASFLQRLGRSGRRGEAADMRFVCVENQPLAEASLPEQIPWQLLQCIAIIQLYLEEQWIEPIKPIKYPLSLLYHQTMSILTATGEISANALAKQIFSLPPFAAILKEDFQLLLRYLIDIGHIQHTEQGKLILGLAGEKVVRKFQFYAVFAEQQEYIVKQGATEIGSIVTPIPVGNQFALAGRTWEVLEVDFKKKAIFVKQAEGKASIYWRGGSGTIHTKVLQRMQQVLLENFEYSYLQKNALQRLRQVRQLAQQVGLDKQNILQLEKGKCCIFPWMGTVAYRTLERLINSYCRESLEITSIGGVNPYYLTIKLGKNKFKHLYNEIASLCEQRITSEDLVSTSEAPELQKYDGFIPHPLLRKAFAHDYLDMRELKQQVALWRE, from the coding sequence ATGAGCGATGCTTTTAGCCGACTCGCACCCTTCATCCAAGAATATATTTATCATCACCAGTGGACTGAATTACGGCCAGTTCAAATTGCCGCTTGTCAAGTCATATTTGATACTGATGCTCACTTGCTAGTTACTGCTGGAACTGCTGCTGGCAAAACAGAAGCAGCCTTTCTGCCAGTTTTGACTCTATTACATGCCAACCCGGCTGCAACCATAGGGGCATTGTATATTAGTCCAATCAAAGCTTTAATTAATGATCAATTTGAGCGTCTCAACGACTTACTCAAAGAAGCAGATATTCCCGTTTGGCACTGGCACGGTGATGTTTCGCAAACTCGAAAAAACAAGCTTTTAAAGAATCCTCAAGGCATTCTCCAAATTACACCAGAATCTTTAGAAAGTTTATTAATCAATAAAAATAACGACCTACTTCGCTTATTTGGTGATTTAAAGTTTGTCATCATTGATGAAATTCATGCCTTTATGGGTTCAGAACGCGGTTGTCAAATTATTTGCCAATTACAACGTTTAGCAAAGTTGACGCAAAAACAACCGCGCCGTATTGGTTTGTCAGCAACTCTTGGTGATTACTCAATAGCTGAAGAGTGGTTGCGTTCAGGAACAGACAAGCCAGTTATTACACCGAAAATCGACAGCATAAAACGCCAAATAAAACTAGCTGTAGAACATTTTTATATGACTGATGAAGTAGATGAATCAGAGGCGACAGATGATGAACAATATATTTTCAACCTTAGCAAGTCTCGCAAATGCCTAATATTTGCTAATAATCGCACACGTACCGAATCTGTAATTGCATCTTTACGAAAAATTGCCACAGAACAAGGACTACCGGATATATATCATGTGCATCATGGGAGTATATCTTCTAGCTTGCGGCAATCTGCTGAAAATGCAATGCGTGAATCCAACAATCCAGCTGTTACCGCTGCCACTCTGACTCTAGAATTAGGCATAGATATCGGTCATTTAGAGCGAGTTATTCAGTTAGAATCGCCTCTCTCTGTAGCTAGTTTTTTACAACGCTTGGGACGCAGTGGTAGAAGAGGTGAAGCTGCTGATATGCGCTTTGTCTGCGTTGAAAATCAGCCATTAGCAGAAGCTTCTCTACCAGAGCAAATCCCTTGGCAACTTTTGCAGTGTATCGCTATTATTCAACTTTATTTAGAGGAGCAATGGATTGAACCAATCAAACCAATTAAATATCCTTTGAGTTTGCTTTATCACCAGACAATGAGTATTTTAACAGCAACAGGTGAAATTTCAGCTAATGCTTTAGCTAAACAAATTTTTAGTCTGCCGCCCTTTGCTGCTATTTTAAAAGAAGATTTCCAACTATTGCTACGCTATTTAATTGATATTGGTCATATTCAGCATACCGAACAAGGTAAATTAATCCTGGGTTTGGCAGGAGAAAAGGTGGTGAGAAAATTTCAGTTTTATGCTGTCTTTGCTGAACAGCAAGAATATATTGTTAAGCAAGGTGCAACAGAAATTGGCAGTATCGTCACGCCGATTCCGGTTGGCAATCAATTTGCTTTAGCTGGGAGAACTTGGGAAGTTTTAGAAGTTGACTTTAAAAAGAAAGCTATTTTTGTTAAACAAGCCGAAGGTAAAGCAAGTATTTACTGGCGTGGTGGTAGTGGTACTATTCATACCAAAGTTTTGCAAAGGATGCAGCAAGTTTTATTAGAAAATTTTGAGTATAGTTACTTGCAAAAAAATGCCTTGCAACGATTACGTCAAGTTCGCCAGTTGGCGCAGCAGGTTGGATTAGATAAACAGAATATTTTGCAACTGGAAAAAGGTAAATGTTGCATTTTTCCTTGGATGGGTACGGTTGCTTATCGCACCTTAGAAAGATTAATCAATTCCTACTGCCGGGAATCCTTGGAAATTACAAGTATTGGCGGAGTAAATCCCTATTATTTGACAATTAAATTAGGCAAGAATAAATTTAAACATCTTTACAATGAAATTGCTTCATTGTGTGAACAAAGAATTACCTCAGAAGATTTAGTCAGTACTTCAGAAGCACCAGAACTTCAAAAATATGATGGTTTTATTCCTCATCCACTTTTACGGAAAGCTTTTGCTCACGATTATTTGGATATGAGAGAACTCAAACAGCAGGTGGCATTGTGGAGAGAATAA